From Myxococcus xanthus, a single genomic window includes:
- a CDS encoding TadE/TadG family type IV pilus assembly protein has product MGSIRERNQSGQAAVEAAIVLPLFVFLILGILQLGLMHQARLLTKYAAYKAVRAGSLNSAKVEEMEKAALAVLMPMLSVPGQKGAYIPPVGSAAEFQAKWRDVSGNQIPGTSLKHAQVTVCGPTRSDAGGGGPELDFDDPRNTAPTGWKESHRTKLRVQVTFNYRMIIPFADWVIYESTRGRELQKELRMYRKPTDPKNQGDKPDRTESLLEQAAAQKIYITPIRATYTMRMQSNFFLNRAALPGSNECVFPFSYKGKAP; this is encoded by the coding sequence ATGGGCAGCATTCGTGAGAGGAATCAGTCGGGCCAGGCGGCCGTCGAAGCTGCCATTGTCCTTCCCCTGTTCGTCTTCCTCATCCTGGGCATCCTCCAGCTGGGGCTGATGCACCAGGCGCGGCTGCTGACCAAGTACGCCGCCTACAAGGCTGTGCGGGCTGGGTCGCTGAACAGCGCCAAGGTCGAGGAGATGGAGAAGGCCGCGCTCGCGGTGCTGATGCCGATGCTGAGCGTTCCCGGGCAGAAGGGGGCTTACATCCCCCCGGTGGGAAGCGCGGCGGAGTTCCAGGCCAAGTGGCGTGACGTGTCGGGCAACCAGATTCCCGGTACGTCACTGAAACACGCGCAGGTCACCGTCTGCGGCCCCACGCGGAGCGATGCCGGCGGAGGTGGGCCGGAGCTGGACTTCGATGACCCCCGGAACACCGCGCCCACGGGCTGGAAGGAGAGCCACCGCACCAAGCTGCGCGTCCAGGTGACGTTCAACTACCGGATGATCATCCCCTTCGCGGACTGGGTCATCTACGAATCCACCCGTGGCCGCGAGCTGCAGAAGGAACTGCGAATGTATCGCAAGCCTACCGATCCAAAGAATCAGGGCGACAAACCGGACCGCACGGAGTCCCTCCTGGAGCAGGCGGCTGCGCAGAAAATCTACATCACCCCCATTCGCGCCACCTACACCATGCGGATGCAGTCCAACTTCTTCCTCAACCGGGCAGCCCTCCCAGGGAGCAACGAATGCGTCTTCCCATTCTCCTACAAAGGCAAGGCGCCGTGA